One genomic segment of Gadus morhua unplaced genomic scaffold, gadMor3.0, whole genome shotgun sequence includes these proteins:
- the LOC115539091 gene encoding E3 ubiquitin/ISG15 ligase TRIM25-like has protein sequence MEQQPIGGMASATSWSEEDFSCSICLDVFNSPVTTPCGHNFCRTCITVFWDDMVQYKCPVCNELFHTRPVLRVNTFILGMVDQFRSSVRVKEQPCVEPGEVPCDVCTGTQLKAVKSCLVCYTSYCQTHLEPHQRVSRLKTHQLVDPLDSLEDRMCKKHGRLLELFCQTDQVCACVLCTMTDHKSHPVVPLKEEYEVKTAQLGKIEAEVQQMIKERQRKIKDIIDTVDHSKADADREIADGVQVLTALRRSVEKCLDDHNKTVQEKLKSTEKEAEGLIKELQQEIKDLTNRSSEVKQFSQTEDHLHLLQTFRSLKDPPPTRDWTTVEVRPPSYVGTLRRALDQLEETLNMEVKKVPDLRSALHKYACDLTLDPNTAHI, from the exons ATGGAACAGCAGCCAATAGGAG gaatggcctctgcgaCATCGTGGTCTGAGGAGGACTTCtcctgttccatctgtctggatgtgttcaacagcccagttaccacaccatgtggacacaacttctgcagaacctgtattacagtGTTCTGGGATGACATGgtccagtacaaatgtcctgtctGCAACGAGCTGTTCCACACAAGACCTGTTTTACGGGTTAATACCTTCATATTAGGGATGGTTGATCAGTTTAGAAGTTCTGTACGAGTCAAAGAGCAGCCTTGCGTTGAACCCGGAGAAGTTCcttgtgacgtctgtactgggacccagctgaaggcagTGAAGTCCTGCCTGGTGTGTTATACCTCTTACTGCCagacccacctggagccacatcagagagtctcCCGTCTGAAGACACATCAGCTGGTCGACCCTTTGGAcagtctggaagacaggatgtgtaagaaacacggccgactcctggagctcttctgTCAGACTgaccaggtgtgtgcgtgtgtgttgtgcacaatgacagaccacaagtcacatcctgttgtacctctgaaggaggaatatgaagtgaagacggcccagctggggaagatagaggctgaagttcagcagatgatcaAGGAGAGACAACGAAAGATTAAAGACATCATAGACACGGTGGACCACAGCAaagcagacgcagacagagagatagccgatggtgtgcaggtcctcactgctctgaGGCGCTCTGTTGAAAAGTGTCTGGATgatcacaacaaaacggttcaagagaaactgaaatccacagagaaagaAGCTGAaggcctcatcaaagagctgcagCAGGAAATaaaagatctgaccaatagaagctcagaggtgaagcagttCTCCcaaactgaagaccacctccacctcctccagaccttcagatccctgaaggatcctccacccaccagggactggaccacggtggaggtccgtcctccatCATACGTTGGGACCTTGAGGAGagccctggatcagctggaggagacactgaacatggaggtGAAGAAGGTGCCTGACCTGAGATCAGCTCTACacaagt atgcctgtgacctcacactggaccccaacacggcccaca TATAG
- the LOC115539069 gene encoding uncharacterized protein LOC115539069 isoform X2 → MEEGIHQRGNISFDLREGLTTDEWLRQLSPEKEQNNSRHAELRKEEVDQLEKERNESNTVKQTRWAVKCLEEWCAAKDVDINFATISKECLNCILRDFYATVGNGKGQTYGLSSFIGLLAGINHYINDPPLSLSWCLIKNTDFTTRNNVFTGVVKTMRKKGLDTTVHHLAICEEDSNAMKKSLDPGTAGGLVDKVWFDVQLHFGRRGNEGNRQLKPSSFAVKSDENGLKYATLTFNEHPKNHNDPQGKNRESTRGFMYQLPGDPLCPVSSLLKYISHLPPDAEVFYVHPRKNIIYGANEVWYTREPMGVNHLAKMLPRICKQAGTRRYTNHCLRSTTIQMLSDAGLASREIMAVSGHKSETSLQSYWKPKLGDRRKWSNIIADAAAHTTTLKKIKTTDVGQFFNSCNINGNVQININE, encoded by the exons ATGGAGGAGGGGATTCACCAGCGGGGAAATATATCCTTCGACCTCCGGGAAGGCCTCACAACCGATGAGTGGCTTCGGCAGCTTTCCCCGGAAAAAGAGCAAAATAATTCACGGCACGCAGAGCTAAGAAAAGAGGAAGTCGACCAATTAGAAAAAGAGCGAAACGAGTCGAACACCGTCAAGCAAACGAGGTGGGCAGTAAAATGCTTAGAAGAGTGGTGTGCTGCCAAAGATGTTGATATAAACTTTGCTACAATCTCAAAGGAGTGCTTAAATTGCATTTTAAGAGATTTTTATGCAACTGTCGGAAACGGGAAAGGGCAAACCTACGGATTAAGCAGTTTCATCGGTCTCCTGGCTGGCATCAACCACTACATTAACGACCCACCGCTCAGTTTGTCCTGGTGTCTCATCAAAAACACAGACTTCACTACCCGCAACAATGTCTTCACTGGTGTGGTAAAAACTATGAGGAAGAAGGGCCTAGACACCACAGTCCACCACTTGGCGATTTGTGAAGAAGACTCAAATGCCATGAAGAAATCACTTGATCCTGGCACAGCGGGGGGGCTTGTGGACAAAGTTTGGTTTGACGTTCAACTGCACTTCGGGCGGAGGGGAAACGAGGGCAATCGACAGCTGAAACCGTCCTCTTTCGCCGTGAAATCTGACGAAAATGGTCTAAAATATGCCACACTAACTTTCAACGAACATCCTAAGAACCACAATGATCCTCAAGGGAAAAATAGGGAGAGCACAAGAGGGTTCATGTATCAACTGCCAGGCGACCCGCTCTGCCCCGTCTCGTCTCTCCTCAAATACATCTCTCATCTACCTCCAGACGCAGAAGTATTTTATGTCCACCCGAGAAAAAATATTATCTACGGTGCTAATGAAGTCTG GTACACTCGAGAGCCAATGGGTGTAAATCACCTCGCTAAAATGTTGCCGAGAATATGCAAGCAGGCCGGGACACGGAGATACACCAACCACTGCCTCCGCAGCACCACTATCCAGATGCTTTCCGACGCAGGTCTAGCATCGAGGGAGATCATGGCCGTAAGCGGACACAAGTCCGAAACCTCTCTCCAGAGCTACTGGAAACCGAAACTTGGGGACCGGAGAAAGTGGAGCAACATCATCGCCGACGCCgcagcacacacaaccacacttaaaaaaattaaaaccacTGATGTCGGACAATTTTTCAATAGTTGCAATATCAATGGCAACGTACAAATTAATATAAACGAATAG
- the LOC115539069 gene encoding uncharacterized protein LOC115539069 isoform X1 codes for MSVYITAMTPDHFVKVSLRALKRKPLQSIVRNFITQRFSLTMEEGIHQRGNISFDLREGLTTDEWLRQLSPEKEQNNSRHAELRKEEVDQLEKERNESNTVKQTRWAVKCLEEWCAAKDVDINFATISKECLNCILRDFYATVGNGKGQTYGLSSFIGLLAGINHYINDPPLSLSWCLIKNTDFTTRNNVFTGVVKTMRKKGLDTTVHHLAICEEDSNAMKKSLDPGTAGGLVDKVWFDVQLHFGRRGNEGNRQLKPSSFAVKSDENGLKYATLTFNEHPKNHNDPQGKNRESTRGFMYQLPGDPLCPVSSLLKYISHLPPDAEVFYVHPRKNIIYGANEVWYTREPMGVNHLAKMLPRICKQAGTRRYTNHCLRSTTIQMLSDAGLASREIMAVSGHKSETSLQSYWKPKLGDRRKWSNIIADAAAHTTTLKKIKTTDVGQFFNSCNINGNVQININE; via the exons atgagcgtatacataactgctatgacgcccgatcattttgtgaaagtatcactccgcgccttgaagagGAAACCGTTACAAAGTATCGTAAGAAACTTTATCACACAGAGATTTAGCTTGACCATGGAGGAGGGGATTCACCAGCGGGGAAATATATCCTTCGACCTCCGGGAAGGCCTCACAACCGATGAGTGGCTTCGGCAGCTTTCCCCGGAAAAAGAGCAAAATAATTCACGGCACGCAGAGCTAAGAAAAGAGGAAGTCGACCAATTAGAAAAAGAGCGAAACGAGTCGAACACCGTCAAGCAAACGAGGTGGGCAGTAAAATGCTTAGAAGAGTGGTGTGCTGCCAAAGATGTTGATATAAACTTTGCTACAATCTCAAAGGAGTGCTTAAATTGCATTTTAAGAGATTTTTATGCAACTGTCGGAAACGGGAAAGGGCAAACCTACGGATTAAGCAGTTTCATCGGTCTCCTGGCTGGCATCAACCACTACATTAACGACCCACCGCTCAGTTTGTCCTGGTGTCTCATCAAAAACACAGACTTCACTACCCGCAACAATGTCTTCACTGGTGTGGTAAAAACTATGAGGAAGAAGGGCCTAGACACCACAGTCCACCACTTGGCGATTTGTGAAGAAGACTCAAATGCCATGAAGAAATCACTTGATCCTGGCACAGCGGGGGGGCTTGTGGACAAAGTTTGGTTTGACGTTCAACTGCACTTCGGGCGGAGGGGAAACGAGGGCAATCGACAGCTGAAACCGTCCTCTTTCGCCGTGAAATCTGACGAAAATGGTCTAAAATATGCCACACTAACTTTCAACGAACATCCTAAGAACCACAATGATCCTCAAGGGAAAAATAGGGAGAGCACAAGAGGGTTCATGTATCAACTGCCAGGCGACCCGCTCTGCCCCGTCTCGTCTCTCCTCAAATACATCTCTCATCTACCTCCAGACGCAGAAGTATTTTATGTCCACCCGAGAAAAAATATTATCTACGGTGCTAATGAAGTCTG GTACACTCGAGAGCCAATGGGTGTAAATCACCTCGCTAAAATGTTGCCGAGAATATGCAAGCAGGCCGGGACACGGAGATACACCAACCACTGCCTCCGCAGCACCACTATCCAGATGCTTTCCGACGCAGGTCTAGCATCGAGGGAGATCATGGCCGTAAGCGGACACAAGTCCGAAACCTCTCTCCAGAGCTACTGGAAACCGAAACTTGGGGACCGGAGAAAGTGGAGCAACATCATCGCCGACGCCgcagcacacacaaccacacttaaaaaaattaaaaccacTGATGTCGGACAATTTTTCAATAGTTGCAATATCAATGGCAACGTACAAATTAATATAAACGAATAG